Within the Arthrobacter sp. V1I7 genome, the region CGATCGGACTGATGTTGGCGCAGGATGGGGTGATGGCAACGAGACCGGCGACAACGCCGGACGCGGCGCCGAGGGAGGTGGGGTGCCCGTGGCGGATCTTTTCCGTGACCAGCCAGCTGAGCAGGGCCGCGGCCGGAGCAGCCAGCGTGTTGATCCAGATCAGGCCCGCCTGCTCGGCCGTCGTCGCGGCGCCGGCGTTGAAGCCGAACCAGCCGAACCACAGGATGCCGGCGCCCAGCATGATGAAGGGTATGTTGTGCGGGCGGTGGGCGGGGTCCTTGCCGAACCCCTGGCGGTTGCCCAGAATCAGCACCAGGACCAGCGCGGCGGTGCCGGAACTGATCTCCACCACGGTCCCGCCGGCGAAGTCGATCACCTGCCCGAAGACCGCGCTGACGGCTCCATGCTGGCTCATCAGGCCACCGCCCCAGACCATGAAGGCGAGCGGGCAGTAGACAACCGTGATCCAGATGGGCACGAAGAGGGCCCACGAGGTGAACTTGGCGCGGTCGGCGATGGCGCCGCTGATCAGTGCCACGGTGATGATGGCGAAGGTCGCTCCGTAGCCGGCCTTAATCAGTTCCGGTGAACCGAGGAGGCTCTGCAGACCGAAGCTGGCGAACGGATCGCCGAAGATACCCAGCACGCCGTTGCCGCCGGTCATCGAGTAACCCCAGAGGATCCAGACGACACCGACGGTTCCCGCAGACACGAAACTCATCATGATCATATTGAGCGAGGCTTTGGCCCGCGTCATGCCGCCATAAAAGAGGCCCAGGGCCGGTGTCATCAGCAAGACGAGCCCTGCCGAAACCAGCATCCAGACGTTTCCCGCAGTGAGCTCCACGTGCGTGTCCCTTCTCCACAAATCGCCTACCGGGGCGCATCACCTCCGGCCCCCAGTCCGGCTTCAATGCTCCCGGGTTCGTGTTTCCGGGAGTGGGAAGGAATATTGCAGGGAAGTTACGGGAAACGGGCCGGCATTAAGATCACGTGACGGTCATGTTTCCGGGATATTAACGGGTGCTCATGAGGGGCCTGGGTTAGAACTTCGCGAGCTGGGTCAGATAGCCGTAGTACTGCTTATCCTTCGGGCGGATCGGGTCCCCGTCGAAGCCGTGGTCATGGTCCCTCTTGTTGAAGTTCTCGGCCCGGTCCAGGAAGTCCTCCATCACGTCTTTGCCTGAGCCGCGGCAGTCGTCCTGGCTGATGCACCGTGCTACCGAGCCTGCCACGGCGGGGCTCGCAAAGCTCGTTCCGTGGTTGACGCCGTAGTGGCCGCCCGGCGCGGTGGACAACATGCAGACGCCCGGTGCGGCGACTGTGTGGCGCTTGTCCCTGGAGCGCGTGGCGAAATTCGAGAAGAAGGCAGGGCTGGTCGTCGCGTTGTCCGACGTCGGCCCAGTTTTCAGGACCGCAGACCGGCGCAGCAACTCCACCGGGACGTCCGTCGAAGTCTGCCATTGCCGTCGCGGTAAGCACCTCGCGATAGGCGGCCGGCACGGTGCCGGCGATATCGGCACCCGCGTTGCCGGCAGCGACCGCGTACGCGACCCCGGCCCTGACCGAGCGGCAGATCGCGTAGTGCATCGGATCCGAGCCGCGACCGCAGTCGGCCGTGTCGCTGCCCGGACCGCCGATGCTGATGTTGGCCACCTCGATGTCGTTGCCGCCGTCATCGTCCCTACGCGTCGACGTCACCCAGTCGATGGCGCAAATCAGGCTCTCCTCGGTGATCACGTCGTAGTCGTCAACCACCCGGACGGACCACAGCGGTGTGCCGGGAGCCGTGCCGATGATCCCGAGGTTGTTGTTCCGGGCGCCGATGATGCCTGCCACCGCGGTCCCGTGACCCAGCTTGTCGATAGGGCTCACCGCGACCGGCGTTCCCGTGGAGCAGTCAACGCCGCCCCGCACGTTGAGGTCCGGGTGGGCGCCGTCGATTCCGCTGTCAATGACGGCCACATTCACGTCGACCGAATCCGGCGCATCCCCGCTGCTGCCATCTCCGACGGTCTTGTTCCTGGCCTCGTCCACGGTTCCGCCGATGCGCAGCCACCAGAACGGGGCGACCTCGGCGTCGGAGGGTACAGGGTCGTTCGGCGTGTCAAAGGTACGGCCCATGGTGACGAACTCAACGTCAGGTTCGATCGCGACGGCCTGCGCCTCCGACGCAGTCATCGTGCCGGCATAGCCGCTCACCGCGTGGCGGTAGACCCTGGCTGCCGTGAAGCCGTATTTACCTTGGTGGGCAGCTGCAACAGCGCCCGCGTCCGGTACCGTGTCTTTGAGGACCACAATGTAGCTTTGCTCTGCCCCGGCGCCGAGCGACGGGGCCGCGGCAACCACACCGCCACCGAGGGCCAATGCCATCGCGGCAAGAATCCCCAGCATCCGCCGGCGCCACGCTCCCCGGGTCGGCGGATACGCGGAACTCCAACGCCGCCGCGGCCGGACCGCCCCCGAGGGTAGACGTGATTGGGCAGAATGACCCGGGACCTGACTGTACATTGTGGCCTCCCATGACGCGTCTTCGCTATCGAGTGCCCCCTCTCCGATGGTAGGCCCTTTGAAAAACCTTGGACAGCGTTGACGACCGTAAATTAGGGGCCAAGATCCAGCTCGTGAGGTTAGGAAACGGCTGCGTGGTCCGCGTCCTCCGGCCCGACGAACGCGCATGAACCCCCGTGCCGCGCCGGACGGGTGCAGGTACGTCCAGTGGGGAGATGGACGTTGGCGCAGCGGCCCGCCATGGCGACGTCCTCGCGGACATGGGGGCTGCTCAGATCGGGCCGGACCTCTCCGTGTTCGGTCGTTGGAGGGATATCGGCCAAGTCGTCGTCGTGACTGTTCATATCGGCGGAACTCCTCTGCAGTTGCTGATTGCAGCATGGCGGGCAGTCTCGGACGAGTCCGTTACTCCAGACTCACACAGCCGGATTAACGTCGGGTTACAAGCCCGTTAGATCCAGGTCACGGACGTTGACTCGCCCTACAGTTGGAGCCAGTGCCGTTCAAAGTCGGGATGATCAAGGTAGGGCAAAGCGAGGGCATTGAGGGATAGCGTGGTCCATTCGAGGGCCTCCGGACTCCACGGGGCATCCCCGTCCGAAGCGCGGACCATCGCAGCCAGGGCCGCCTGGCGGGCGGATTCGACGATGCCGATCAGCCGTTTTTTGGCCTCACATTCCAACAGGAGGCGGCGCTCGTACCATTCGCCAGACCGGGAGAGTGATCTGGCATTGAGCAGATTCCGCGCCGCCGCCTCGTCTTCGGCGATCCGCTGGGACAGGAACTCGACAACGTCCACACCTCGAGATTACGCGCCCCCTGTGTTCCTCCGATATCTGGGGAGACCCGACCCTAAGGCGGAGTATGGCAGGCCATTCCCGCTGCTCCCGCTGCCCAGTTCGGCGATGAGCATCCACCATCGAGCCGGCAGGGCTGTCGGCTCGAACCGTTCTTGAGAATCGCCCTAGACAGGCTGGCTGCCGGCCTGGGGAAGGTCCGGATTCATGGGCTTGAGGTCCGGGTCTTCCGCTGTCCAAACCTGGATGATCGCCCATGCCACTGCGGCGATGGGTACGGACAGCACGACCCCGATGATTCCGGCGAGGATGGTTCCGGCCGTCAGTGCCAACAGGATGACCAAGGCATGGACTTGGAGGGAATTGCCCATGACGATCGGCTGCAGCAGGTCCCCCTCCAGCTGGTTCACGGCGATGACGACGGCCGCGACGATGAGGGCAACCACGGGGCCGTTGGCGACGAGCGCCACGAGCGCGGCCAGGATTCCTGCCACCGTGGCTCCACGAGCGGTACGAACGCTCCGATGAATACGATGATGGCCAGCGGAATGGCCAGGGGAACCTGCAGGATCAACAGCGCGATGCCGATAGCCACAGCGTCGACCAGCGCAACGATTGCAGTTCCACGGACGTAGCCGCCGAGTACTTCCATGGTGCGGTGTCCCACGCGACGGAGCCTGGCCGCCCTTAGTCCGCCGTAGGGGCGAAGCAGGAAGTTCCAGATCTTGGCACCGTCCTTGAGGAAAAAGAACAGTATGACGACCACGAGGCTGGCCCCGGCGAGGAACTCGGTCACCAGCGAAAGGCCGGAGGCGGCTCCGGAGAGAAGCTGGCTGCTCGTGGCGAAATCGACGATACCTGCGCGCGCCTGCGCAAGCTGTTCAGGGTCGACCGGGATGGGACCGGTCAAAAGGAAGCTTTCGAGCTCGTCCAGCCCGGACGCTGCCCGGGTGAACAGCTCGTCCCACTGGTTACGCACCGAAAGGATGATCACGCTGATCACGGATGCCAGCAGCAGCAGAGGGTCACATACGCGACGCCAGTAGCCGCGCCACCCGGCACTCCGCGTCGCCGCAGCATATTCACGAAGGGGCCAATCGCGGCAGCCAGGATGAGGGCGATCACAAGCGAAATCACCAAAAGGCGGATCTGCAGCAGTCCGTAGACCGCCACGACGACAAGTGCCAGGACCAGCAGCACCTGTGCGGAGCGCATGCCTGCCCGGCCCAGACTGTCGCTCCAGACATCGCGGGCACTGCGGGTCGAAGGGGCTGTTTCCGAGATGACTTCTCCTTCCAAGCGGCACTCCTGGTTGCCCCGGGGGACTCCGGGCTGTGAACGTCCATGCCACGTCCGGTGACTTCTTCCAGCTTGGCCTCGGGACAGCCGCCAGCCGTTCCGGCCACGGTCTACGCGGCCAGCGCCAGCGGATCCTCGTCGAGGGTCAGGACTCGTAGCCTTCCACCTGATTGACGGGCCGCACTGCCGCCTCGTCCGGGTTCTCGCCGTACTGGCGCTTGGCCCGCCGTTGCCGGAGGAGGTCCCAGCACTGGTCCAGGTCCTCTTCCAGACGCTTCAGCCGCTCGTGGTCGGGTCCGTGCTCGTAGTCGGGCGAGGAGGACGGCGCCTTCTCGCGCAGTGCCTGCTCCTCTTCCACCAGCGCCGAGATCCGGTTGAGGATGTCCCGTTCGTCCATGACGGCCTTCTTTCTTCGGTAGCGTCCTTCCGCCAGCGTAGTGAGGTGGAGGTGCGGTGGCCAGAGCTCCCCAACGCATCATCAGCTTGCTTCTTAGTTTGGGGCTTCCTAGAGTTGGAGATGTAAGCCATTCCAGTCTCCGCAGGGCGTTTTGAGCGGCGACGCGCCCTCTGGACCCTCGCCCGGCATCAGGAGGACATATGTCAGAGCACAACATTGCAGGCAAGAAGGTCGCATTTCTGCTGACGGACGGCGTGGAGCAGGTGGAGCTCACCAGCCCTTGGGATGCCGTAAAGGAAGCCGGCGGCGAACCCACTCTGGTGGCGCCCAAAAGCGGCAAGCTGCAGGGCTACCACGGCACTGAAAAAGGCGGGACCTTCGACGTCGACCTCACGGCGGCCGAGGCCAATGCCGCAGACTTCCACGCCCTGGTGATTCCCGGCGGCGTCGTCAACGCCGACCACCTTCGTGTGGACAAGGACGCCCAGGCGTTCACGCGTGCCTTCTTCGAACAGCACAAGCCGGTGGCCTCGATCTGCCACGGACCATGGTTGCTGATCGACGCCGGCGTCATCAGCGGCCGGAACGTCACTTCCTACCACACGCTCCAGACCGACCTGAAGAACGCCGGGGCCAACTGGAGAAACGAGGAAGTGGTAGTGGACCAGGGCCTGGTGACCAGCCGGAACCCCGACGACCTTGCCGCCTTTAACGACAAAATGCTGGAAGAGATCGAAGAGGGCGAGCACGCCGGGCAGACGGTTTAAGCCGCCGTCGGCGGAGGGCCAGCGCAGGAGTACCCCTACCCAGTCTCTCCGATCTGGGGCAGGATATGCCCTGTAACTGCACCCGTCCCGCCGTCGCCAACCGGCCTCGCGGCGGGCGCCCCCGACGCCGCAAGGAGTTCCGGACATGATCACGCTCAATCCCTACCTTGGTTTCCGCGACAACGCGAAAGAAGCCATGACCTACTACCAGACGGTGTTCGGCGGTGAATTGAGCATGAGCACGTTCGGCGAGTTCCACGCCAGCGAGGACGTGGCCGAGCAGGACAAGATCATGCACGCCATGCTGACTGCCGAGAAGGGCATGGTGCTGATGGGCGCCGACACCCCGAACGGGATGGACTATACGCCGGGCAACAACATCTCGGTGTCCCTCAGCGGTTCCGACGAGGCCGAGCTCCGCGGCTACTTCGACAAACTGGCCGACGGCGGCACAGTGGCGATGCCTCTGGAGAAGGCGCCCTGGGGTGACACCTTCGGGATGTGCAAGGACAAGTTCGGAATTGACTGGCTCGTCAATATCGCCCCGTCCACCACATAGCGCAGGCGTCACGTAGCGCAGGCGTCACGGCCGTGGGCTCAGTCCGGACTTGAATCCGTGGTGAGGCCACGGTCGTCGCCGGTCTGTTCGTCCTGCTCCTCCGCCGGACCTGCCGCCTTATTGGCATCCCCCGACCCGACGGCGGCCTGCTGCCCGGTAGCGCCGGTCCCCTCGTGGGCGGCCGCCTGACCTTCCTCGCGGGGCACCGGATTCCCACCGGCCGGCGATCCCTGCTCGACCCCGTCGTTGACGATGTTCTCTGGTTCCTTGGATCCGGTGCTCATCGATTCCTCCCGTTGCGGCATGCGGCTGCGTTGCAGTAGTTCCCGTGGGCTCTCCTCCCAAAGTTACAGGCACCGGCAGTCCCCGTACAGGACGGGGAGGCCGGGCACTATGACCTCGATGAGGAGCTCGGTGAGCGGGATAGGCGGGACGACTGGGGAGCGGTTCTGTCAGTATGCTTATTTGGAGGCCATTTAGCGGTTCTGAACAGAAATGAGTCCCCATGATCAGGCCCGTCCGCTCCGAGATCGAGGCCGCGGGTCATCTCGGCCATGTGTATGCCTCCCGCCGGCCGCTTGCCCAGGCCGCCGGCGGCGATCCGGACGCCGCGCAGTCCGGGCCCGCCGTCGTGCTCGTCCATGGAATCGGGGTCTCGCACCGCTACCTGCGGCGCCTGCACCGGGCGCTCGCCGCGTCGGTGGACACCTACTCGATCGACCTGCCCGGATTCGGGGCCACGCCCCGGCCGGATCACACCCTCCCGGTCGCGGACCACGCCTCGTACATCCTCGGGGCTATGGAGCAACTTGGCGTGCTCGATTTCGTCATCGTGGGGCACTCAATGGGAGTCCAGTTCGCCATCGACGCTGCCCTGCAGCAGCCGGGGCGGATTCCGTACCTGGTCCTGATGGGTCCGGTCGTCGACTCCAATCGCCCCACCGTGGCGCAGCAGGCTCTGGCGCTGGGCCGGGACAGCCTGTTCTTCGAAAGCCCCTCCTCCAACGCCGTGGTGTTCTCGGACTACCTACGGTGCGGACCGGGCTGGTACCTCAAGAACCTGCGCGTCATGATGGACTACCCCACGGAGCAGCGAATCGCCGAAGTTGCGGCTCCCGTCCTCGTGGTCCGCGGCGCGCACGATCCCGTGGCCTCCGCGGACTGGTGCCGGCGGCTGGCCGGGCGGGCCGCCATGGGACGGCTGGTTGAAATACAAGGAACCGGGCACGTCGCGCAGCACAACCGCTCGGCCGAGGTGGCCGAAGCCATCCTGTCCTTTGCCGGACTTCCCAAAGCAGCAAGCAAGGCATCCCGGGAATTCAAGGCATGAGAGCGACCTTGCAGGCTGCCCGCTGGTGGGCGGAGGACTATCTCTACGCCGCCGTCCGGCAGCTGAACAGCGCGTTTTCGCGTGCCCGCCCGCATGAGTTCCTCAGCGGCACCGGCCGACCCGTCGTCGTGATCCCCGGGATCTATGAGGACTGGCGCTTCCTGCTGCCGCTGGTCAGGCGGCTGCACGAGGCGGGGCACCCGGTGCACGTGGTGACGGTGCTGCAGCGGAACCGGCTCGCCGTGCCCAAAGCCGCCGAGCTGATTTCCGGGTATATCCGCAAACAGAACCTCGAAGACGTGATGATTGTTGCGCACAGCAAGGGCGGCCTGATCGGCAAGTACGTGATGATGTCCCAGGACCCGCAGGCGCGAATCAGGGGGATGGTGGCCATATGCACCCCGTTCTCCGGTTCCCGGTACGCAGCTTTCATGCTCCTGCCGAGCCTGCGCGCCTTCTCGCCGCGGAACGCGGTCGCCCTGCAGCTCTCCCGCGAGGAGCGCGTCAACGAACGCATCAGCTCCGTCTATGGGCTCTTCGACCCGCACATCCCCGAAGGCAGCGTGCTGCCCGGTGCCCGGAACATCCAGCTGCAGACCGGCGGCCATTTCCGGATCCTGAGCCACGAGGACACGATCCGCACGATCCTGGCGGAGACCGGCGGCTAGCCCTCGAAGCGGTGCGGGCCGAACCCCGTGCGGGGAACCAGGCCCCACATCGCAATTGGGGCACAAAGGCCCTCACCTGCTGCGGCGTCCTGACCGATAGTGGGAGGGAGAGGCCATCTGCTCCCTCCGCGCGGCTTTCCGGTGCCCTGCCGGGAGGCGGCCTAGGGCGGACGAGGTCTCACAGGGAAGCCTTGGCGATGAGCATTTTTGAGGACAGGGTCGACGCCGGTCGGCAGCTGGGGCGGCAGCTCAGGGAACTGCGCGGACAGGACATTGTGGTCCTGGGGTTGCCCCGTGGCGGGGTTCCCGTCGCCTTCGAGGTGGCGGCGGCACTGGACGCGCCCCTGGACGTGATCGTGGTCAGGAAACTGGGCCTCCCGTACCAGCCTGAACTCGCGATGGGCGCCATCGGGGAGGGCGGCACCCGAGTGCTGGAAGAGCGTGTGCTCGCGCAATCCCAGGTGTCCGAAAGTGAGATGCAGGCTGTCGAAGCGCACGAACGGGCCGTACTGGAGACCCGGGTAAGCCAGTTCCGGAAAGGGCGGACCCGGCGGGACCTCACGGGCCGCATCGCGATAATCGTGGATGACGGGATCGCCACTGGATCAACCGCCCGGGTCGCCTGCCGGATCGCCCGGAAGCTCGGCGCCGCGCGGGTGGTTCTCGCCGTGCCAGTGGCCCCGGCCGACACCCTTGGTGCCCTGACCGAGCCGGACGAAGTCGTCTGCCTGGCGACGCCGCGGCACTTCTCCGCCGTGGGCTACCACTACCGTGACTTCTCGCCGACCGAAGACGACGAGGTGGTCCAGCTGCTCGACGCCGCCGCCAGACGGCTGCAGGACTCAGCCCCGGGGGCCAACGGGCCGGATGACGACGGACTCCAGCCGGCGGAGTTTGACGGAGAAGTCGAGATACCGTCCCGCGGCGTCCGACTCCAGGGGCAGCTGCACCTCCCTGTTGCAACGCAGGGGGTCGTTCTGTTCGCGCATGGCAGCGGCAGCGGCAGGCACAGTCCACGGAACCGGTTCGTGGCGGGTGTGCTCCAGCAGGCGGGTCTGGGCACCCTGCTGTTGGACCTGCTGACCCCGGGGGAGGAACACAACCGCGCCAACGTCTTCGACATTGAGCTGCTGGCCCGTCGGCTGTCCGCCGCAACGGAGTGGTTGGCCACCCGGGAAGACACCGCTTCCTGCAATGCCGGCTATCTCGGTGCGAGCACCGGCGCGGGGGCTGCGCTGTGGGCGGCCTCCGAACCTGTAG harbors:
- a CDS encoding ammonium transporter; translation: MLVSAGLVLLMTPALGLFYGGMTRAKASLNMIMMSFVSAGTVGVVWILWGYSMTGGNGVLGIFGDPFASFGLQSLLGSPELIKAGYGATFAIITVALISGAIADRAKFTSWALFVPIWITVVYCPLAFMVWGGGLMSQHGAVSAVFGQVIDFAGGTVVEISSGTAALVLVLILGNRQGFGKDPAHRPHNIPFIMLGAGILWFGWFGFNAGAATTAEQAGLIWINTLAAPAAALLSWLVTEKIRHGHPTSLGAASGVVAGLVAITPSCANISPIAAVGLGLLAGAACAVFVDLKYRYGFDDSLDVVGVHLGGGLIGTLALGFIALPVDGVGGGLFYGGGLQQLTAQLVAVVLTVLLSGLGTAVIGLAIHRTIGFRVSPEAEASGVDRSEHAESAYDFADLGQGRFSPFGQHVQSHLVRTPPAAADQRDTQESLV
- a CDS encoding DUF6221 family protein, which translates into the protein MDVVEFLSQRIAEDEAAARNLLNARSLSRSGEWYERRLLLECEAKKRLIGIVESARQAALAAMVRASDGDAPWSPEALEWTTLSLNALALPYLDHPDFERHWLQL
- a CDS encoding DUF2630 family protein, giving the protein MDERDILNRISALVEEEQALREKAPSSSPDYEHGPDHERLKRLEEDLDQCWDLLRQRRAKRQYGENPDEAAVRPVNQVEGYES
- a CDS encoding type 1 glutamine amidotransferase domain-containing protein; this encodes MSEHNIAGKKVAFLLTDGVEQVELTSPWDAVKEAGGEPTLVAPKSGKLQGYHGTEKGGTFDVDLTAAEANAADFHALVIPGGVVNADHLRVDKDAQAFTRAFFEQHKPVASICHGPWLLIDAGVISGRNVTSYHTLQTDLKNAGANWRNEEVVVDQGLVTSRNPDDLAAFNDKMLEEIEEGEHAGQTV
- a CDS encoding VOC family protein, whose translation is MITLNPYLGFRDNAKEAMTYYQTVFGGELSMSTFGEFHASEDVAEQDKIMHAMLTAEKGMVLMGADTPNGMDYTPGNNISVSLSGSDEAELRGYFDKLADGGTVAMPLEKAPWGDTFGMCKDKFGIDWLVNIAPSTT
- a CDS encoding alpha/beta fold hydrolase, encoding MIRPVRSEIEAAGHLGHVYASRRPLAQAAGGDPDAAQSGPAVVLVHGIGVSHRYLRRLHRALAASVDTYSIDLPGFGATPRPDHTLPVADHASYILGAMEQLGVLDFVIVGHSMGVQFAIDAALQQPGRIPYLVLMGPVVDSNRPTVAQQALALGRDSLFFESPSSNAVVFSDYLRCGPGWYLKNLRVMMDYPTEQRIAEVAAPVLVVRGAHDPVASADWCRRLAGRAAMGRLVEIQGTGHVAQHNRSAEVAEAILSFAGLPKAASKASREFKA
- a CDS encoding triacylglycerol lipase is translated as MRATLQAARWWAEDYLYAAVRQLNSAFSRARPHEFLSGTGRPVVVIPGIYEDWRFLLPLVRRLHEAGHPVHVVTVLQRNRLAVPKAAELISGYIRKQNLEDVMIVAHSKGGLIGKYVMMSQDPQARIRGMVAICTPFSGSRYAAFMLLPSLRAFSPRNAVALQLSREERVNERISSVYGLFDPHIPEGSVLPGARNIQLQTGGHFRILSHEDTIRTILAETGG
- a CDS encoding phosphoribosyltransferase gives rise to the protein MSIFEDRVDAGRQLGRQLRELRGQDIVVLGLPRGGVPVAFEVAAALDAPLDVIVVRKLGLPYQPELAMGAIGEGGTRVLEERVLAQSQVSESEMQAVEAHERAVLETRVSQFRKGRTRRDLTGRIAIIVDDGIATGSTARVACRIARKLGAARVVLAVPVAPADTLGALTEPDEVVCLATPRHFSAVGYHYRDFSPTEDDEVVQLLDAAARRLQDSAPGANGPDDDGLQPAEFDGEVEIPSRGVRLQGQLHLPVATQGVVLFAHGSGSGRHSPRNRFVAGVLQQAGLGTLLLDLLTPGEEHNRANVFDIELLARRLSAATEWLATREDTASCNAGYLGASTGAGAALWAASEPVARVAAVVSRGGRPDLAGPRLSAVRSPSLLIVGSLDYEVLELNRKAKSMMRCPNQLAVVQGATHLFEEPGTLAAAAILARDWFIKYLLPAAETPTQV